A stretch of Corallococcus macrosporus DNA encodes these proteins:
- a CDS encoding peroxiredoxin: protein MLTVGDKLPNFKLKGTVSLEKNKEFQDISNDTYKGKWTVLFAWPKDFTFICPTEIAEFGKHNKDFQDRDAQVLGLSTDSEFVHHAWRTHHPDLKNLPFPMLADIKRELSSALGILHKEEGVALRATFIADPEGIIRHVSVNDLSVGRNVKETVRTLDALQTDELCPCNWQKGEETLTSKLQKAG from the coding sequence ATGCTGACCGTTGGCGACAAGCTTCCGAACTTCAAGCTGAAGGGCACCGTGAGCCTGGAGAAGAACAAGGAGTTCCAGGACATCTCCAACGACACGTACAAGGGCAAGTGGACCGTCCTGTTCGCGTGGCCGAAGGACTTCACGTTCATCTGCCCGACGGAGATCGCGGAGTTCGGCAAGCACAACAAGGACTTCCAGGACCGCGACGCGCAGGTGCTGGGTCTGTCCACCGACAGCGAGTTCGTGCACCACGCGTGGCGCACGCACCACCCGGACCTGAAGAACCTGCCCTTCCCCATGCTGGCGGACATCAAGCGCGAGCTGTCCAGCGCGCTGGGCATCCTCCACAAGGAAGAGGGCGTGGCCCTGCGCGCCACGTTCATCGCGGACCCCGAGGGCATCATCCGCCACGTGTCCGTGAACGACCTGTCCGTGGGCCGCAACGTCAAGGAGACCGTCCGCACGCTGGACGCGCTCCAGACCGACGAGCTGTGCCCGTGCAACTGGCAGAAGGGTGAGGAGACGCTCACCTCCAAGCTGCAGAAGGCGGGGTAA
- a CDS encoding carboxymuconolactone decarboxylase family protein: MASLEVVRSELADPHKDTRLNLSAVLEGGSLTPEQRWGTAVACAFAARNERLKEAILNEAKQALGDKATPVIEDARAAASLMAMNNVFYRFRHMVGKESYATKRAGLRMNRLAQVLTNKVDFELVCLAVSAINGCEMCIQSHEKVVLEGGLSEDHVHDAVRIASVIHAAAVGLES; encoded by the coding sequence ATGGCTTCGCTCGAAGTGGTCCGCAGCGAACTCGCGGATCCCCACAAGGACACCCGCCTCAACCTCTCCGCCGTCCTGGAGGGGGGAAGCCTCACCCCCGAGCAGCGCTGGGGGACGGCCGTGGCTTGCGCCTTCGCCGCCCGGAACGAGCGGCTGAAGGAAGCAATCCTCAACGAGGCGAAGCAGGCCCTGGGTGACAAGGCCACGCCGGTCATCGAGGACGCCCGCGCGGCGGCCTCGCTGATGGCGATGAACAACGTCTTCTACCGGTTCCGCCACATGGTCGGGAAGGAGTCGTACGCGACCAAGCGCGCCGGTCTGCGGATGAACCGGCTGGCCCAGGTGCTGACCAACAAGGTGGACTTCGAGCTGGTCTGCCTCGCGGTCAGCGCCATCAACGGCTGCGAGATGTGCATCCAGTCGCATGAGAAGGTCGTGCTGGAAGGCGGCCTGAGCGAGGACCACGTGCACGATGCGGTCCGCATCGCGAGCGTCATCCACGCGGCGGCGGTTGGACTGGAGTCCTAG
- the dps gene encoding DNA starvation/stationary phase protection protein Dps produces MALYKSPSPLSEQARTAIAATLNERLSDGLDLHSQIKVAHWNIKGPQFAALHPLFETFAVSLANHNDSIAERAVTLGGRAYGTSRHVGKNSRLPEYPQETSRDLEHVKLLAERIEVYLSGLRESRAAVEGHKDTDTVDLFTGIITEFEKHAWFLRASLEG; encoded by the coding sequence ATGGCCCTCTACAAGAGCCCCAGCCCCCTCTCCGAGCAGGCCCGCACCGCCATCGCCGCCACCCTCAACGAGCGGCTGTCGGACGGGTTGGACCTGCACTCGCAGATCAAGGTCGCCCACTGGAACATCAAGGGCCCGCAGTTCGCCGCGCTGCACCCGCTGTTCGAAACGTTCGCGGTGAGCCTGGCCAACCACAACGACTCCATCGCGGAGCGCGCGGTGACGCTGGGCGGCCGCGCCTACGGCACCAGCCGCCACGTGGGCAAGAACAGCCGCCTGCCGGAGTATCCGCAGGAGACCTCGCGCGACCTGGAGCACGTGAAGCTGCTGGCCGAGCGCATCGAGGTGTACTTGAGCGGCCTGCGTGAGAGCCGCGCGGCGGTGGAGGGCCACAAGGACACGGACACGGTGGACCTCTTCACGGGCATCATCACCGAGTTCGAGAAGCACGCCTGGTTCCTGCGCGCCTCGCTGGAAGGCTGA
- a CDS encoding aminotransferase class I/II-fold pyridoxal phosphate-dependent enzyme gives MSDSVPLHAFRTVPRTGVIFVTAEATRRGYRPGDPDWCNLGQGQPETGDLPGAPPRVNAVTVDMADQEYAPVAGLWEVREAIAGLYNRLYRKGLPSQYSAENVCLSGGGRAALTRAAASLGQVNLGHFLPDYTAYEELLDVFKAFTAIPILLEGERGYAFTHDDLRREIQGRGLSALLFSNPCNPTGKLVQGEELARWVGVARELECSLLIDEFYSHYVWTGRPGVLPVESAARYVEDVNRDPVILFDGLTKNWRYPGWRMTWTVGPKQVIDTVASAGSFLDGGGSRPLQRAAIPLLQEDTVVAETRAIHSTFREKRDRFHSRLERLGIRTDRAPDGTFYVWGNLSGLPAPLNDGMAFFRAALEHKVITVPGEFFDVNPGKRRARASRFRSYVRLSFGPSWETLDKALQRLEALVMKHTPGATP, from the coding sequence GTGAGCGACAGCGTCCCCCTGCATGCGTTTCGCACCGTGCCCCGCACGGGCGTCATCTTCGTCACCGCCGAGGCCACGCGCCGCGGCTACCGTCCCGGCGACCCGGACTGGTGCAACCTGGGCCAGGGTCAGCCGGAGACGGGCGACCTCCCCGGTGCCCCGCCGCGCGTGAACGCGGTGACGGTGGACATGGCGGACCAGGAGTACGCGCCCGTCGCGGGCCTCTGGGAGGTGCGCGAGGCCATCGCGGGGCTCTACAACCGGCTCTACCGCAAGGGGCTGCCCAGCCAGTACAGCGCGGAGAACGTCTGCCTGTCCGGCGGCGGCCGCGCGGCCCTCACCCGCGCCGCGGCCAGCCTGGGCCAGGTGAACCTGGGCCACTTCCTGCCGGACTACACGGCCTACGAAGAGCTGCTGGACGTCTTCAAGGCGTTCACCGCCATCCCCATCCTGCTGGAGGGCGAGCGCGGCTACGCCTTCACGCACGACGACCTGCGCCGGGAGATTCAAGGGCGAGGGCTGTCCGCGCTGCTCTTCTCCAACCCGTGCAACCCCACCGGCAAGCTGGTGCAGGGCGAGGAGCTGGCGCGGTGGGTGGGCGTGGCGCGCGAGCTGGAGTGCTCGCTGCTCATCGACGAGTTCTATTCTCACTACGTCTGGACGGGCCGCCCGGGCGTGCTGCCGGTGGAGAGCGCCGCCAGGTACGTGGAGGACGTGAACCGCGACCCGGTGATCCTCTTCGACGGGCTCACCAAGAACTGGCGCTACCCGGGCTGGCGCATGACGTGGACGGTGGGGCCCAAGCAGGTCATCGACACGGTGGCCAGCGCGGGCAGCTTCCTGGACGGCGGCGGCAGCCGGCCCCTGCAGCGCGCGGCGATTCCGCTGCTCCAGGAGGACACGGTGGTGGCGGAGACGCGCGCCATCCACTCCACGTTCCGGGAGAAGAGAGACCGGTTCCACTCGCGGCTGGAGCGGCTGGGCATCCGCACGGACCGGGCGCCGGACGGGACGTTCTACGTCTGGGGCAACCTGTCAGGGCTGCCCGCGCCGCTCAACGACGGCATGGCCTTCTTCCGCGCCGCGCTGGAGCACAAGGTCATCACCGTGCCCGGTGAGTTCTTCGACGTGAACCCCGGCAAGCGCCGCGCGCGGGCCAGCCGCTTCCGCAGCTACGTGCGCCTGTCCTTCGGTCCGTCGTGGGAGACGCTGGACAAGGCGCTCCAGCGGCTGGAGGCGCTCGTGATGAAGCACACGCCCGGCGCCACGCCTTAG
- a CDS encoding SIMPL domain-containing protein (The SIMPL domain is named for its presence in mouse protein SIMPL (signalling molecule that associates with mouse pelle-like kinase). Bacterial member BP26, from Brucella, was shown to assemble into a channel-like structure, while YggE from E. coli has been associated with resistance to oxidative stress.), whose product MPERAATESGIIVVELSAEHELEADHVDAVVEVKASSFFTGNAAFTNAREVAALVGRMAELGVQDSAFTLQSVQAETTEGLLTRSSSALYSVRIRLVDMGRVGDVLAALSGLKQATLRELRWGYTHEPEARQDWLEALARESVKKARRVAAGLGVTLGGLHRFSERTWESQAFGARGGGYGGGSEDVMPMAPSGSYGLKQPRAVAMGFPVSHRKKVHVMATAEFQSRAVPEN is encoded by the coding sequence ATGCCGGAGCGAGCCGCAACCGAGTCGGGAATCATCGTCGTGGAGCTGTCCGCCGAGCACGAACTGGAGGCGGACCACGTGGACGCGGTGGTGGAGGTGAAGGCGTCCTCGTTCTTCACCGGCAACGCGGCCTTCACCAACGCGCGGGAGGTGGCCGCGCTGGTGGGCCGCATGGCCGAGCTGGGCGTGCAGGACTCCGCCTTCACCCTCCAGTCGGTGCAGGCGGAGACGACGGAGGGGCTGCTCACGCGCTCCTCGTCCGCCCTCTACTCGGTGCGCATCCGCCTGGTGGACATGGGGCGGGTGGGGGACGTGCTCGCCGCGCTGTCCGGCCTGAAGCAGGCGACGCTGCGCGAGCTGCGCTGGGGCTACACGCACGAGCCGGAGGCCCGCCAGGACTGGCTGGAGGCGCTGGCCCGCGAGTCGGTGAAGAAGGCGCGCCGCGTGGCGGCCGGGCTGGGCGTGACGCTGGGCGGCCTGCACCGCTTCTCCGAGCGCACCTGGGAGTCGCAGGCCTTCGGCGCGAGGGGCGGCGGCTACGGCGGCGGGAGCGAGGACGTGATGCCCATGGCCCCCTCCGGCAGCTATGGCCTGAAGCAGCCGCGCGCCGTCGCGATGGGCTTCCCCGTGTCCCACCGCAAGAAGGTGCACGTGATGGCCACCGCGGAGTTCCAGTCGCGCGCGGTCCCGGAAAACTAA